A genomic segment from Bubalus kerabau isolate K-KA32 ecotype Philippines breed swamp buffalo chromosome 21, PCC_UOA_SB_1v2, whole genome shotgun sequence encodes:
- the SERPINB12 gene encoding serpin B12 isoform X1 gives MVVSWVFKTTAVYLLCPEECFSLSFVLFSCWFQSVIRFTMDSLIAANTKFCFDLFQKISTGDCRKNIFFCPLSLSAALGMVRLGARSGSARQIDQVLHFNEFSRNKGDEPDPCLKKAEQEVPADSSLEGQKDVTGSLTLQTESSKDESGLLSCYFGQLLSKLARIKVDYTLSIANRLYGEREFPICPEYLDGVIQFYHTTVESVDFRKDSEKSRQEINFWVESQSQGKIKELFSEDSINSETVLVLVNAVYFKAKWEKYFDCKNTVDAVFSLSESEKKNVKMMNQNGLFRIGFVDELKVQILELPYTKGKLDMVVLLPSGSEDNLKALEELERNITYEKFVSWSSSENISEKRVAVSFPRFSLEDSYDLNPVLQDMGITDIFDETKADLTGISPSPSLYLSKVVHKTFVQVDENGTQAVAPSGVVGMEKSSPSWETFNANRPFLFFIRHNKTQTILFYGRVCSP, from the exons ATGGTTGTATCTTGGGTGTTTAAAACGACAGCTGTTTACCTACTGTGCCCTGAGgaatgtttctctctctcttttgttttgttttcttgttggtTTCAGAGTGTCATCAGATTCACAATGGACTCTCTCATCGCAGCAAATACCAAGTTTTGCTTTGATCTGTTCCAAAAGATCAGCACAGGTGACTGTCGGAAGAACATCTTCTTCTGCCCGCTGAGCCTCTCGGCCGCGCTCGGCATGGTCCGCCTGGGGGCCAGGAGCGGCAGCGCGCGCCAGATCGACCAG GTTCTGCACTTCAACGAATTTTCCCGGAATAAAGGGGACGAGCCGGATCCCTGTCTGAAAAAAGCAGAGCAAGAAGTGCCTGCTGACAGCAGCCTGGAAGGGCAGAAGGACGTGACGGGGTCCCTGACCCTGCAG aCCGAGTCTTCAAAGGATGAGAGTGGACTGCTCAGCTGCTATTTCGGGCAGCTTCTCTCCAAATTAGCCAGGATCAAAGTCGATTACACCCTGAGTATTGCCAACAGGCTTTATGGGGAGCGAGAATTCCCAATCTGCCCG GAATACTTAGATGGTGTGATTCAATTTTACCACACGACGGTCGAAAGTGTTGATTTTCGGAAAGACAGTGAAAAATCCAGGCAAGAGATTAACTTCTGGGTTGAATCTCAATCCCAAG GTAAAATCAAGGAACTCTTCAGCGAGGACAGTATCAACAGTGAGACCGTGCTGGTGCTGGTGAATGCTGTCTACTTCAAGGCCAAATGGGAGAAATATTTTGACTGCAAAAACACGGTTGATGCTGTTTTCTCTCTAAGTGAG AGTGAAAAGAAGAACGTGAAGATGATGAACCAGAACGGGCTGTTCAGAATCGGCTTTGTGGACGAGCTGAAGGTGCAGATCTTGGAGCTTCCGTACACGAAGGGGAAGCTTGACATGGTCGTGCTGCTGCCGTCCGGCTCTGAGGACAACCTGAAGGCCCTGGAAGAG CTTGAAAGAAATATCACCTACGAAAAATTCGTGTCCTGGAGCAGTTCAGAAAATATATCAGAAAAAAGAGTAGCTGTTTCCTTCCCTCGGTTCAGCCTGGAAGACAGCTACGATCTCAACCCTGTTCTACAAGACATGGGCATCACGGATATCTTTGATGAAACAAAGGCTGACCTTACTGGAATCTCTCCAAGTCCCAGTTTGTACCTGTCAAAAGTTGTCCATAAAACTTTTGTGCAGGTGGATGAAAATGGCACCCAGGCAGTCGCACCCAGTGGGGTTGTCGGCATGGAAAAGTCCTCACCATCCTGGGAGACATTTAATGCTAACcgcccttttctctttttcatcagACACAACAAAACCCAAACCATTCTCTTCTATGGCAGGGTCTGCTCTCCTTGA
- the SERPINB12 gene encoding serpin B12 isoform X2, with the protein MVVSWVFKTTAVYLLCPEECFSLSFVLFSCWFQSVIRFTMDSLIAANTKFCFDLFQKISTGDCRKNIFFCPLSLSAALGMVRLGARSGSARQIDQVLHFNEFSRNKGDEPDPCLKKAEQETESSKDESGLLSCYFGQLLSKLARIKVDYTLSIANRLYGEREFPICPEYLDGVIQFYHTTVESVDFRKDSEKSRQEINFWVESQSQGKIKELFSEDSINSETVLVLVNAVYFKAKWEKYFDCKNTVDAVFSLSESEKKNVKMMNQNGLFRIGFVDELKVQILELPYTKGKLDMVVLLPSGSEDNLKALEELERNITYEKFVSWSSSENISEKRVAVSFPRFSLEDSYDLNPVLQDMGITDIFDETKADLTGISPSPSLYLSKVVHKTFVQVDENGTQAVAPSGVVGMEKSSPSWETFNANRPFLFFIRHNKTQTILFYGRVCSP; encoded by the exons ATGGTTGTATCTTGGGTGTTTAAAACGACAGCTGTTTACCTACTGTGCCCTGAGgaatgtttctctctctcttttgttttgttttcttgttggtTTCAGAGTGTCATCAGATTCACAATGGACTCTCTCATCGCAGCAAATACCAAGTTTTGCTTTGATCTGTTCCAAAAGATCAGCACAGGTGACTGTCGGAAGAACATCTTCTTCTGCCCGCTGAGCCTCTCGGCCGCGCTCGGCATGGTCCGCCTGGGGGCCAGGAGCGGCAGCGCGCGCCAGATCGACCAG GTTCTGCACTTCAACGAATTTTCCCGGAATAAAGGGGACGAGCCGGATCCCTGTCTGAAAAAAGCAGAGCAAGAA aCCGAGTCTTCAAAGGATGAGAGTGGACTGCTCAGCTGCTATTTCGGGCAGCTTCTCTCCAAATTAGCCAGGATCAAAGTCGATTACACCCTGAGTATTGCCAACAGGCTTTATGGGGAGCGAGAATTCCCAATCTGCCCG GAATACTTAGATGGTGTGATTCAATTTTACCACACGACGGTCGAAAGTGTTGATTTTCGGAAAGACAGTGAAAAATCCAGGCAAGAGATTAACTTCTGGGTTGAATCTCAATCCCAAG GTAAAATCAAGGAACTCTTCAGCGAGGACAGTATCAACAGTGAGACCGTGCTGGTGCTGGTGAATGCTGTCTACTTCAAGGCCAAATGGGAGAAATATTTTGACTGCAAAAACACGGTTGATGCTGTTTTCTCTCTAAGTGAG AGTGAAAAGAAGAACGTGAAGATGATGAACCAGAACGGGCTGTTCAGAATCGGCTTTGTGGACGAGCTGAAGGTGCAGATCTTGGAGCTTCCGTACACGAAGGGGAAGCTTGACATGGTCGTGCTGCTGCCGTCCGGCTCTGAGGACAACCTGAAGGCCCTGGAAGAG CTTGAAAGAAATATCACCTACGAAAAATTCGTGTCCTGGAGCAGTTCAGAAAATATATCAGAAAAAAGAGTAGCTGTTTCCTTCCCTCGGTTCAGCCTGGAAGACAGCTACGATCTCAACCCTGTTCTACAAGACATGGGCATCACGGATATCTTTGATGAAACAAAGGCTGACCTTACTGGAATCTCTCCAAGTCCCAGTTTGTACCTGTCAAAAGTTGTCCATAAAACTTTTGTGCAGGTGGATGAAAATGGCACCCAGGCAGTCGCACCCAGTGGGGTTGTCGGCATGGAAAAGTCCTCACCATCCTGGGAGACATTTAATGCTAACcgcccttttctctttttcatcagACACAACAAAACCCAAACCATTCTCTTCTATGGCAGGGTCTGCTCTCCTTGA
- the SERPINB12 gene encoding serpin B12 isoform X3 — MDSLIAANTKFCFDLFQKISTGDCRKNIFFCPLSLSAALGMVRLGARSGSARQIDQVLHFNEFSRNKGDEPDPCLKKAEQEVPADSSLEGQKDVTGSLTLQTESSKDESGLLSCYFGQLLSKLARIKVDYTLSIANRLYGEREFPICPEYLDGVIQFYHTTVESVDFRKDSEKSRQEINFWVESQSQGKIKELFSEDSINSETVLVLVNAVYFKAKWEKYFDCKNTVDAVFSLSESEKKNVKMMNQNGLFRIGFVDELKVQILELPYTKGKLDMVVLLPSGSEDNLKALEELERNITYEKFVSWSSSENISEKRVAVSFPRFSLEDSYDLNPVLQDMGITDIFDETKADLTGISPSPSLYLSKVVHKTFVQVDENGTQAVAPSGVVGMEKSSPSWETFNANRPFLFFIRHNKTQTILFYGRVCSP; from the exons ATGGACTCTCTCATCGCAGCAAATACCAAGTTTTGCTTTGATCTGTTCCAAAAGATCAGCACAGGTGACTGTCGGAAGAACATCTTCTTCTGCCCGCTGAGCCTCTCGGCCGCGCTCGGCATGGTCCGCCTGGGGGCCAGGAGCGGCAGCGCGCGCCAGATCGACCAG GTTCTGCACTTCAACGAATTTTCCCGGAATAAAGGGGACGAGCCGGATCCCTGTCTGAAAAAAGCAGAGCAAGAAGTGCCTGCTGACAGCAGCCTGGAAGGGCAGAAGGACGTGACGGGGTCCCTGACCCTGCAG aCCGAGTCTTCAAAGGATGAGAGTGGACTGCTCAGCTGCTATTTCGGGCAGCTTCTCTCCAAATTAGCCAGGATCAAAGTCGATTACACCCTGAGTATTGCCAACAGGCTTTATGGGGAGCGAGAATTCCCAATCTGCCCG GAATACTTAGATGGTGTGATTCAATTTTACCACACGACGGTCGAAAGTGTTGATTTTCGGAAAGACAGTGAAAAATCCAGGCAAGAGATTAACTTCTGGGTTGAATCTCAATCCCAAG GTAAAATCAAGGAACTCTTCAGCGAGGACAGTATCAACAGTGAGACCGTGCTGGTGCTGGTGAATGCTGTCTACTTCAAGGCCAAATGGGAGAAATATTTTGACTGCAAAAACACGGTTGATGCTGTTTTCTCTCTAAGTGAG AGTGAAAAGAAGAACGTGAAGATGATGAACCAGAACGGGCTGTTCAGAATCGGCTTTGTGGACGAGCTGAAGGTGCAGATCTTGGAGCTTCCGTACACGAAGGGGAAGCTTGACATGGTCGTGCTGCTGCCGTCCGGCTCTGAGGACAACCTGAAGGCCCTGGAAGAG CTTGAAAGAAATATCACCTACGAAAAATTCGTGTCCTGGAGCAGTTCAGAAAATATATCAGAAAAAAGAGTAGCTGTTTCCTTCCCTCGGTTCAGCCTGGAAGACAGCTACGATCTCAACCCTGTTCTACAAGACATGGGCATCACGGATATCTTTGATGAAACAAAGGCTGACCTTACTGGAATCTCTCCAAGTCCCAGTTTGTACCTGTCAAAAGTTGTCCATAAAACTTTTGTGCAGGTGGATGAAAATGGCACCCAGGCAGTCGCACCCAGTGGGGTTGTCGGCATGGAAAAGTCCTCACCATCCTGGGAGACATTTAATGCTAACcgcccttttctctttttcatcagACACAACAAAACCCAAACCATTCTCTTCTATGGCAGGGTCTGCTCTCCTTGA